In Musa acuminata AAA Group cultivar baxijiao chromosome BXJ2-8, Cavendish_Baxijiao_AAA, whole genome shotgun sequence, one genomic interval encodes:
- the LOC135619102 gene encoding transcription factor bHLH94-like isoform X1 — translation MEQLRGEPINDALLVREEPSAGCLEAGAASATFSEHPEMIYGNLFSHQMPFLQLLQGAMQAGEEEVELHLQQYQYQHESFFTSCTQESNFQLLLRLQGQNCFKQLRTAEMDTSRVVEQLESCITHASESETRGVVHHKTPATVAATGPTRSAAGVGPNERRKRKRPRQASTSKSVQEVESQRMTHIAVERNRRRLMNDHLATLRSLMPSSYVHRGDQASIIGGAIDFVKELEQRLLSLRTQKRLLESAAVRLRPNDDEPRHTSVLHDGFFISPQYTSYSRSQQRRRYANGEEAQQEDGTGVDVEATVVQGHVNLKVATRRRRGQLARAIAAMEELRLSVLHLNVASLEPSSILYSLSLKVGSPSAPRFVCHVRRRERELMTSLFLRSADGGSVQVGVSG, via the exons ATGGAGCAGCTACGAGGAGAACCCATTAATGATGCCCTT TTGGTTAGGGAGGAGCCGAGCGCAGGGTGCTTGGAAGCAGGAGCAGCGAGCGCCACCTTCTCTGAGCATCCTGAAATGATCTATGGGAACCTGTTCTCTCACCAAATGCCTTTCCTTCAACTACTCCAAGGAGCCATGCAAGCAGGGGAAGAGGAAGTCGAGCTCCATTTGCAACAGTATCAGTATCAGCACGAAAGTTTCTTCACTTCTTGCACGCAAGAATCCAACTTCCAGCTCCTCCTGCGGCTACAGGGCCAGAACTGCTTCAAGCAACTGCGGACGGCCGAGATGGACACGTCCCGCGTGGTGGAGCAGCTGGAAAGCTGCATTACCCACGCGTCCGAGTCGGAGACGAGAGGCGTGGTCCACCATAAAACGCCGGCGACCGTTGCCGCAACCGGACCAACGAGATCCGCGGCGGGAGTCGGGCCGAACGAGCGGCGGAAGAGGAAGAGGCCGCGGCAGGCTTCGACGTCGAAGAGTGTGCAGGAGGTGGAGAGCCAAAGGATGACCCATATTGCCGTGGAGCGCAACCGCCGGCGCCTCATGAACGACCACCTCGCTACCCTCCGCTCCCTCATGCCGTCTTCCTATGTCCACCGC GGAGACCAGGCGTCCATCATCGGTGGTGCCATCGACTTCGTCAAGGAGCTCGAACAGCGCCTCCTCTCCCTTCGAACCCAGAAGCGGCTGCTGGAGTCGGCCGCCGTCCGATTGAGGCCCAACGACGACGAACCGCGACACACGTCCGTGCTGCACGACGGGTTCTTCATCTCGCCGCAGTACACAAGCTATTCGCGGTCGCAGCAGCGACGGCGATACGCTAACGGAGAAGAAGCACAACAGGAGGATGGAACAGGGGTGGATGTGGAAGCGACGGTGGTGCAGGGGCATGTGAATTTGAAGGTGGCCACGCGGCGGCGGAGGGGGCAGCTGGCGCGGGCCATCGCGGCCATGGAGGAGCTCCGTCTCTCTGTGCTTCATCTCAACGTCGCCTCCCTCGAACCCTCCTCCATCCTGTACTCCCTCAGCCTGAAGGTCGGTTCACCATCTGCTCCCCGTTTCGTCTGCCATGTTAGACGTCgcgaacgcgagctgatgacttcaCTGTTTCTTCGGAGTGCAGATGGAGGAAGCGTGCAAGTTGGGGTCAGCGGATGA
- the LOC135619102 gene encoding transcription factor bHLH57-like isoform X2, translating to MEQLRGEPINDALLVREEPSAGCLEAGAASATFSEHPEMIYGNLFSHQMPFLQLLQGAMQAGEEEVELHLQQYQYQHESFFTSCTQESNFQLLLRLQGQNCFKQLRTAEMDTSRVVEQLESCITHASESETRGVVHHKTPATVAATGPTRSAAGVGPNERRKRKRPRQASTSKSVQEVESQRMTHIAVERNRRRLMNDHLATLRSLMPSSYVHRGDQASIIGGAIDFVKELEQRLLSLRTQKRLLESAAVRLRPNDDEPRHTSVLHDGFFISPQYTSYSRSQQRRRYANGEEAQQEDGTGVDVEATVVQGHVNLKVATRRRRGQLARAIAAMEELRLSVLHLNVASLEPSSILYSLSLKMEEACKLGSADEVATAVHQIFCYINACC from the exons ATGGAGCAGCTACGAGGAGAACCCATTAATGATGCCCTT TTGGTTAGGGAGGAGCCGAGCGCAGGGTGCTTGGAAGCAGGAGCAGCGAGCGCCACCTTCTCTGAGCATCCTGAAATGATCTATGGGAACCTGTTCTCTCACCAAATGCCTTTCCTTCAACTACTCCAAGGAGCCATGCAAGCAGGGGAAGAGGAAGTCGAGCTCCATTTGCAACAGTATCAGTATCAGCACGAAAGTTTCTTCACTTCTTGCACGCAAGAATCCAACTTCCAGCTCCTCCTGCGGCTACAGGGCCAGAACTGCTTCAAGCAACTGCGGACGGCCGAGATGGACACGTCCCGCGTGGTGGAGCAGCTGGAAAGCTGCATTACCCACGCGTCCGAGTCGGAGACGAGAGGCGTGGTCCACCATAAAACGCCGGCGACCGTTGCCGCAACCGGACCAACGAGATCCGCGGCGGGAGTCGGGCCGAACGAGCGGCGGAAGAGGAAGAGGCCGCGGCAGGCTTCGACGTCGAAGAGTGTGCAGGAGGTGGAGAGCCAAAGGATGACCCATATTGCCGTGGAGCGCAACCGCCGGCGCCTCATGAACGACCACCTCGCTACCCTCCGCTCCCTCATGCCGTCTTCCTATGTCCACCGC GGAGACCAGGCGTCCATCATCGGTGGTGCCATCGACTTCGTCAAGGAGCTCGAACAGCGCCTCCTCTCCCTTCGAACCCAGAAGCGGCTGCTGGAGTCGGCCGCCGTCCGATTGAGGCCCAACGACGACGAACCGCGACACACGTCCGTGCTGCACGACGGGTTCTTCATCTCGCCGCAGTACACAAGCTATTCGCGGTCGCAGCAGCGACGGCGATACGCTAACGGAGAAGAAGCACAACAGGAGGATGGAACAGGGGTGGATGTGGAAGCGACGGTGGTGCAGGGGCATGTGAATTTGAAGGTGGCCACGCGGCGGCGGAGGGGGCAGCTGGCGCGGGCCATCGCGGCCATGGAGGAGCTCCGTCTCTCTGTGCTTCATCTCAACGTCGCCTCCCTCGAACCCTCCTCCATCCTGTACTCCCTCAGCCTGAAG ATGGAGGAAGCGTGCAAGTTGGGGTCAGCGGATGAGGTTGCGACGGCGGTGCACCAGATCTTCTGCTACATCAACGCCTGCTGTTGA
- the LOC103994232 gene encoding protein CURVATURE THYLAKOID 1B, chloroplastic-like: MASTTSVTCGLTSPALVDAKVTPRQSAPHSICLPSLPPPPHIASPSRPQARETWTTAAYCRKVAGKFIVRAAGESSAEVATELPEIVRKIQDAWDKLEDKYAISGLALVGAIALWSTGGMISAIDRLPVVPGVLEIVGIGYTGWFAYHNLVFKPDRDALIAKIKGIYGEIIGSSS; encoded by the exons ATGGCTTCCACCACCAGCGTCACATGCGGCCTCACCTCCCCGGCTCTGGTCGACGCAAAGGTGACCCCACGTCAGTCCGCCCCGCACTCCATCTGCCTCCCGTCCCTGCCTCCTCCGCCCCACATCGCGTCGCCCAGCCGCCCGCAGGCCAGAGAGACATGGACCACTGCTGCTTACT GTCGTAAAGTAGCAGGAAAATTTATCGTCAGGGCCGCAGGAGAATCATCAGCTGAAGTTGCAACCGAACTTCCAGAAATCGTGAGGAAGATACAAGATGCG TGGGACAAACTTGAAGACAAGTATGCAATCAGCGGCCTTGCACTTGTTGGAGCTATTGCTCTGTGGAGCACAGGCGGCATGATCTCG GCTATCGATAGGCTTCCTGTAGTTCCTGGTGTTCTTGAAATTGTGGGAATTGGCTACACAGGG TGGTTTGCATACCACAACCTGGTTTTCAAGCCTGACAG GGACGCACTGATAGCAAAAATCAAGGGCATATATGGTGAAATTATTGGGAGCAGCAGCTAA